A single region of the Podospora pseudopauciseta strain CBS 411.78 chromosome 1, whole genome shotgun sequence genome encodes:
- a CDS encoding hypothetical protein (EggNog:ENOG503NTWV; COG:P): MTGRMYPDPERKRNRGYLGGDSSGLPPRDLQDRQQLRYELDLNSWNLRIWGVAASGFLTDSYNLFATNVILASLSFVYFPHERWCGLIINFFTLFGSVVGQLLFGYLADKYGRTRLYGIELVLVIVSTIGVATTSTGYGDISFLALFTFWRFVMGIGIGAEYPLSAVITSEWSSTSSRTTMLSSVFLMQPVGQALAQLVGLFVLLGENRAHRLHELQCGIDTRNEEECKRIIDGIWRIVIGSGAVPAILAIIFRFFLYDCGLYTLEVKNKPGNAFRDTQRVYGAPGNENNSNGFPSSNGHTVQTIANGGGTLTLPASRPEPDEPATSLQFSMSDLYNFFIRDKNWYYLLGTSMTWFYLDVSFYGFSLDNRGTLSDLWATTDAVSITADLECWNTPGSAVPSWAAGSGLPTWQTDATKPCNTIYETLIEQTKQYLLTVSLASIAGSACFVVFANRIPRREWLTASFGVLTVLFLVTGGLYYGVAHTERSWGTVVCVAICHFMFNFGANTLTFIIPAEIFPTCYRCTCHGISAAAGKVGSIVAVLIVYGINAGYKSTTRQGLVFLLFATFMALGALYSWAYLPDVQRVVHDSTPDGKLKRRLETKSLEELGGGYPGAVAEGQVFGVRNKWAVMRDKVRFRVGKGRKHSDGNEAVMEGAIGGQYPLRGGNANHFRRGGGVVNVVNDTIELPAR; encoded by the exons ATGACTGGCCGTATGTATCCCGATCCCGAACGGAAGAGGAACAGAGGGTATCTGGGTGGGGACAGCTCAGGGCTGCCGCCACGAGACCTTCAG GATCGCCAGCAGCTTCGGTATGAATTGGATTTGAACTCGTGGAATCTTCGGATCTGGGGGGTGGCAGCTTCGGGTTTTCTTACTGATTC ATACAACCTCTTCGCGACCAATGTCATTCTCGCCTCTCTGTCGTTTGTGTACTTTCCTCATGAGAGATGGTGTGGGTTGATCATCAACTTTTTCACGCTGTTTGG GTCTGTGGTCGGTCAACTGTTGTTCGGCTATCTTGCCGATAAATATGGGAGGACGAGATTGTACGGAATTGAGCTTGTGCTCGTGATCGTCTCGACTATAGGGGTCGCCACAACGAGCACAGGTTATGGGGATATTTCGTTTCTGgctttgtttactttt TGGCGGTTTGTGATGGGTATTG GTATCGGCGCCGAATACCCCTTGTCGGCAGTGATAACATCAGAGTGGTCAAGCACCTCCTCAAGAACAACAATGCTGTCGTCAGTATTTCTCATGCAACCGGTCGGCCAGGCTCTAGCCCAGCTGGTGGGATTGTTCGTCCTGTTAGGCGAGAACAGAGCCCACAGGCTGCACGAACTGCAATGCGGAATCGATACCCGCAACGAAGAAGAGTGCAAGAGAATAATCGATGGCATCTGGCGTATAGTCATCGGATCTGGCGCCGTCCCCGCCATCttggccatcatcttccgcTTCTTTCTGTACGATTGCGGGCTGTACACCCTCGAAGTAAAAAACAAGCCCGGCAACGCCTTCAGGGACACCCAACGGGTCTACGGAGCCCCCGGGAACGaaaacaacagcaacggctTCCCCTCTTCCAACGGCCACACGGTTCAGACAATTGCCAACGGGGGCGGCACCTTGACCCTCCCCGCCAGTCGGCCAGAGCCCGATGAACCCGCCACCTCTCTGCAGTTCTCCATGTCGGACCTCTACAACTTTTTCATCCGCGACAAGAACTGGTACTACCTCCTGGGAACCTCCATGACGTGGTTCTACCTCGACGTTTCGTTCTATGGCTTCTCGCTCGACAACCGCGGCACGCTGTCTGACCTCTGGGCCACCACCGACGCGGTGAGCATCACCGCTGATCTCGAATGTTGGAACACACCCGGGTCAGCCGTGCCATCCTGGGCTGCCGGGAGCGGGCTGCCCACCTGGCAGACAGACGCCACAAAGCCGTGCAATACTATCTATGAGACGTTGATCGAGCAGACGAAGCAGTATTTGTTAACCGTGTCCCTCGCTTCGATAGCGGGGAGCGCGTGCTTTGTCGTGTTTGCGAACAGGATAccgaggagggagtggttgACGGCTAGCTTTGGGGTGCTGACGGTGTTGTTCCTGGTGACGGGGGGGCTGTACTATGGGGTGGCGCACACGGAAAGGAGTTGGGGGACGGTGGTATGCGTGGCGATTTGTCATTTCATGTTTAATTTTG GGGCGAATACACTTACCTTTATCATCCCGGCCGAAATTTTCCCGACGTGTTATCGGTGTACTTG TCACGGAATTTCAGCCGCAGCAGGAAAGGTCGGCTCCATCGTCGCGGTGCTCATCGTGTACGGCATCAACGCGGGCTACAAATCCACAACGAGACAAGGGCTTGTCTTTTTGCTGTTTGCAACCTTTATGGCCTTGGGAGCGCTCTATTCATGGGCGTATCTGCCTGATGTGCAGCGCGTCGTCCATGACAGCACCCCAGACGGGAAACTGAAGAGGAGACTAGAGACAAAAAGTCTGGAAGaattgggaggggggtatcCGGGTGCGGTTGCGGAGGGCCAGGTCTTTGGGGTGAGGAATAAGTgggcggtgatgagggaCAAGGTTCGGTTTcgggttgggaaggggaggaaacACTCGGATGGGAACGAagcggtgatggagggggcgATAGGGGGGCAGTATCCCCTCAGGGGAGGGAACGCTAATCATTTTCGACGGGGTGGCGGTGTTGTCAATGTTGTGAATGACACCATTGAGCTACCGGCTAGGTGA
- a CDS encoding hypothetical protein (COG:F; EggNog:ENOG503NZJA), whose amino-acid sequence MKKKIALSVNAGSSSVKVSVYDVEFGQAPVQLAEAQISGLTSPPPTLKYVRDGKTVIKAKEVDDNIEGQRDAFSLLLETLVEDEDLPQIKSKEDIGIVCHRIVHGGDYSKPQLISNETYEHLENLNDLAPLHNANSLGIVQLCIRALPTANNVACFDSQFHSTIPEHIRTYPINRDIARSNKLRKYGFHGISYAFITRSATEFLGKEPDEVNMIALHLGSGASACAIKNGKSWDTSMGLTPLAGLPGATRSGSVDPSLVFHYASDVGKLSPASTSELHISRAEEILNKESGWKALTGTTDFGKITSLAFSSSSSSSSSDDDDDDDDYDHEVMKLAFDLFVDRICGFIGSYYVSLRGKVDALVFAGGIGEKSPQLRAAVVDQISCLGFQIDDEVNNNEIRNVVEEVGKKGGLDEPRVLVVQTDEQFEMARACAEDAEFW is encoded by the exons atgaagaagaagatcgcCTTGTCAGTCAACGCcggatcctcctcggtgaaGGTCTCGGTGTATGATGTAGAGTTTGGTCAGGCACCAGTCCAGCTCGCAGAAGCTCAGATCAGTGGTTTGACATCACCGCCCCCCACCCTCAAGTATGTCCGAGATGGGAAGACGgtcatcaaggccaaggaggtgGACGATAACATAGAGGGCCAGCGCGATGCCTTCTCCCTTCTGTTGGAAACTTTGGTCGAAGATGAGGACCTCCCCCAGATCAAGAGCAAGGAAGACATTGGCATCGTCTGCCATCGAATCGTCCATGGCGGCGACTACAGCAAGCCGCAACTGATATCCAATGAAACCTACGAACACCTCGAGAACCTGAACGACTTGGCTCCTCTCCACAATGCAAACAGTCTGGGTATTGTCCAGCTTTGCATCCGTGCCTTGCCAACGGCAAACAACGTGGCCTGCTTCGACAGTCAGTTCCATTCAACCATCCCAGAGCACATTCGCACTTACCCCATCAACCGTGACATTGCTCGAAGCAATAAACTGCGGAAATACGGATTCCACGGCATAAGCTACGCCTTCATCACACGCTCAGCCACCGAGTTTCTGGGAAAGGAGCCCGACGAGGTAAACATGATCGCCCTCCACCTCGGATCCGGAGCCAGCGCCTGTGCCATCAAAAACGGCAAAAGCTGGGACACCAGCATGGGGCTGACCCCCCTCGCCGGCCTCCCAGGCGCCACACGTAGCGGAAGTGTTGATCCCAG CCTAGTATTCCACTACGCCTCCGACGTAGGCAAACTCTCCCCCGCCTCAACCTCAGAGCTCCACATCTCCCGCGCCGAAGAAATCCTCAACAAAGAATCCGGCTGGAAAGCCCTCACCGGCACAACAGACTTTGGCAAAATCActtccttggccttttcctcctcctcctcctcctcctcctccgacgacgacgacgacgacgacgactaTGACCACGAAGTGATGAAGCTAGCCTTTGACCTCTTTGTCGACCGCATCTGCGGCTTCATCGGCTCGTACTACGTCTCCCTCCGCGGCAAAGTCGACGCTCTAGTCTTTGCCGGCGGCATAGGCGAGAAGAGCCCCCAGCTTCGAGCCGCGGTCGTGGACCAGATCAGTTGCTTGGGGTTTCAGATTGACGACGaggtcaacaacaacgaaaTCAGgaatgtggtggaggaagtgggtaaaaagggggggttggacgAGCCGAGGGTGTTGGTTGTGCAGACGGATGAGCAGTTTGAGATGGCGAGGGCGTGTGCAGAGGATGCGGAGTTTTggtaa
- a CDS encoding hypothetical protein (EggNog:ENOG503P132): MAGASGSSSSFNSSAFGGVPPSSHGQHSSPLYSTFTPTSAAISALTAESSLAQSPLGSLDLGPPGYHATIKLFERTPNETTIYLGPWEVLGPSPRRIVWQCSYEGDTLEHYLPSDTPSSPHSHPYTLHSHHRRYSSPHELELFVSFPLEPHRIRYISHTDGLTCDDFIEVKYEFTTLESSLNFQSDLRQRDLVDWFDVDVIWSDVHRRTDSYGNVRGLGTIQRMKLWRDRHSSFHYLSVYANHRRRWKEYLVDNFEREFRQRDDRHRRLQLTAKAAGSGGQGRRGSAASGSSGEQQPPQQQPPARRFSAASLFLGSSRRGGSSSNSSSSSQQANGGAASTASQNDPDIRYLGIQFSRNGNVQPGTEDYNRFIVRWEAAHDADSQFETPYPTEPVELQSPYINGQEVPREFTLPYVNGVHGIAELPSPELLGLPPVAESVDGREFDGTQ; this comes from the exons ATGGCAGGTGCCtcgggctcctcctcctccttcaactcGTCCGCCTTTGGTGGCGTtcctccatcctcccatGGCCAGCACTCCAGCCCGCTCTACTCGACCTTCACACCCACTTCCGCTGCCATCTCTGCCCTGACGGCAGAGTCGTCGTTAGCACAGAGTCCACTAGGATCTCTAGACCTCGGGCCCCCTGGATATCACGCCACAAT AAAACTCTTCGAACGCACCCCAAACGAAACAACAATCTACCTCGGCCCCTGGGAAGTCCTCGGCCCTTCCCCCCGCCGCATAGTCTGGCAGTGCTCCTACGAAGGCGACACACTAGAACACTACCTCCCCTCCGAcacgccctcctccccacacTCGCACCCATACACCctccactcccaccaccggcgctactcctccccccacGAGCTCGAGCTCTTcgtctccttccccctcgaGCCCCACCGCATCCGCTACATCTCCCACACAGACGGCCTCACCTGCGATGACTTTATCGAGGTCAAGTACGAGTTCACCACCTTGGAGTCCTCCCTCAATTTCCAGTCCGATCTTCGCCAGAGAGACCTAGTGGACTGGTTCGACGTCGACGTCATCTGGTCCGACGTCCACCGCAGGACTGATTCCTACGGCAACGTCCGTGGGCTGGGTACGATTCAAAGGATGAAGCTCTGGAGGGACAGGCATTCGAGCTTTCACTATCTAAGCGTGTATGCTAACCAcaggaggagatggaaggaGTACCTGGTTGACAACTTTGAGAGGGAGTTTCGGCAACGGGATGATCGGCATAGACGGTTACAGCTCACAGCCAAAGCCGCGGGGAGTGGGGGGCaagggcggagggggagcgcGGCTTCGGGAAGTAGTGGTGAGCAACAACcgccgcaacagcaacctcctGCTCGCCGATTCTCGGCTGCGTCCTTGTTTCTGGGGTCTAGTAGGCGAggggggagcagcagcaacagcagcagttcTTCCCAGCAGGCTAACGGTGGTGCGGCTTCCACAGCGTCGCAGAACGATCCGGACATTCGATATCTCGGGATTCAGTTTTCGAGAAATGGTAATGTACAGCCGGGGACTGAAG ACTACAACAGGTTCATCGTACGGTGGGAGGCGGCCCACGATGCTGATAGCCAGTTTGAGACACCATACCCGACAGAGCCTGTCGAGCTGCAATCACCATACATAAACGGTCAAGAGGTGCCTAGGGAGTTTACGTTACCCTATGTTAACGGGGTACACGGGATAGCAGAACTTCCTTCACCTGAGCTGCTGGGGCTTCCCCCAGTAGCGGAATCGGTTGATGGACGTGAATTTGACGGAACACAGTAG
- a CDS encoding hypothetical protein (COG:K; EggNog:ENOG503NX03) has translation MSSSSSATPPDTIMLSDPTADIGDAVNRIDVPAGGNSSVPKTKRLACMICRKRKLKCDGIKPSCSTCSRLGHACQYDEVRRKSGPKRGYVKALEERLKQVETMLKSQEVTSTSPDGSKAMPTSVDSGSKQQRPMNQRAAATANFNVTDPSIGIASSRDMDRWPFNPESPNRVDEFNFNNNMMGMSAVDGNFTWEMIGLGLEEPLPPQETIDELHQIYFEKIHPSVPMIHKYRYLAAMNLAPAQRPPVCLRYAMWTLACSVTEKYQNLKDLFYQRARKYVEADYIKGYGEHMISVAHAQTHVLLSSYEFKWMYFPRAWMSTGSAVRLCQMIGLHRLDGAGLDVKQCLPPARDWTEREERRRTFWMVFCQDRYASIGTGWPMTIDEKDILTNLPSSDEAFEHSRPEQTPSLANAMSPQGAGKLTAFGGIVLLACLFGRNLVHLHRPDADERDHDLNGDFWKRHRQLDNILLNTSLCLPSQLKLPNGLTNPNIVFMNMCIHTSTICLHQAAIFKADKNRLPNSVSSESKVRCITSANEIASIMRMISHLDLSAMNPFISFCLYVSARVFVQYLKSRPDDSQTADSLRFLLAAMSALKKRNPLTESFLVQLDVDLEALGVRIPKLKSAFPRSTDSPGPSRNPPSSQLNRVCEEATRNGVPYTNECHFLKGMGDDGNPANAPDIVEADPPNPNISGFPATEPANLPTRERAQAPYLPAQGLMPHSYPEYGAPEIDPGNNDISGTPPSGGQSSRLTPNSSTASETLSNLTPGGNTFETTSPPTSLKNLMNMPGTTTQGEMGANNAGFNFNDPPFVLGSGVSEYPVPSGWGGAGDMSVQAGMTPGTERMLQSMMAGSIDAMDMGWDPNT, from the exons AtgtcgtcctcttcttcagctACTCCTCCTGACACCATCATGTTGTCGGATCCCACTGCCGATATTGGAGACGCCGTCAATCGCATTGACGTACCAGCTGGAGGCAACTCAAGCGTCCCAAAGACGAAACGGCTGGCTTGTATGATATGCAGGAAAAGGAAGCTGAAGTGTGATGGCATCAAACCTAGCTGCAGCACCTGCTCCCGTCTCGGGCACGCCTGTCAGTATGATGAAGTCAGGAGAAAGAGTGGGCCCAAAAGAGGCTATGTGAAGGCGCTGGAAGAACGATTGA AACAAGTTGAGACCATGCTTAAGTCCCAGGAGGTCACGTCAACAAGTCCGGATGGAAGCAAAGCCATGCCCACATCTGTCGACAGCGGATCGAAGCAACAGCGCCCTATGAACCAACGAGCCGCTGCGACGGCAAACTTCAATGTCACAGATCCCTCCATCGGGATCGCAAGCAGCCGGGACATGGATCGATGGCCATTTAACCCCGAGTCTCCGAACAGGGTCGACGAGTTCAACTTCAATAATAacatgatggggatgagcGCAGTCGATGGAAACTTCACGTGGGAGATGATTGGGCTGGGGCTGGAAGAGCCATTACCTCCCCAAGAGACCATCGATGAACT CCACCAGATTTACTTTGAAAAGATTCACCCTTCAGTACCCATGATTCACAAATACCGGTATCTGGCTGCTATGAACCT CGCCCCTGCACAACGCCCGCCTGTCTGCCTCCGATATGCCATGTGGACATTGGCATGTTCCGTCACCGAAAAATATCAAAATCTCAAGGACCTTTTCTACCAGAGGGCACGAAAATATGTTGAAGCGGATTACATCAAGGGGTACGGTGAACACATGATCTCGGTAGCTCATGCGCAAACGCATGTCCTTCTTTCGTCGTATGAGTTCAAGTGGATGTACTTTCCTCGAGCGTGGATGAGCACAGGTTCAGCTGTCCGGCTGTGTCAGAT GATTGGCCTCCACCGCCTGGATGGTGCTGGTCTGGATGTGAAGCAGTGCCTTCCACCAGCTCGTGACTGGACAGAGCGGgaagaaaggaggaggacattCTGGATGGTTTTCTGCCAAGATCGATATGCGAGTATCGGCACAGGGTGGCCTATGACTATTGACGAAAAGGACATCCTGACGAACCTCCCATCATCAGACGAAGCGTTCGAACATAGTCGCCCCGAACAAACGCCATCCCTCGCAAACGCCATGAGCCCTCAAGGTGCCGGGAAACTCACGGCTTTTGGCGGCATTGTTCTTTTGGCTTGTTTATTTGGTCGCAACCTCGTACACCTCCATCGTCCAGATGCAGACGAGCGCGACCACGACCTCAATGGCGACTTTTGGAAGAGACATCGTCAGCTGGACAACATTCTACTCAACACCTCTCTATGTCTGCCTTCCCAGCTCAAACTGCCAAACGGCTTGACGAACCCCAATATTGTCTTCATGAACATGTGCATACACACCTCCACCATTTGCCTTCACCAGGCTGCCATCTTTAAGGCAGACAAGAACAGGTTACCAAACTCGGTGAGCTCGGAAAGCAAAGTCCGTTGCATCACATCAGCCAACGAGATCGCAAGCATAATGAGAATGATATCTCATCTCGACTTGTCCGCG ATGAACCCCTTTATATCTTTCTGTCTTTACGTCTCAGCTCGGGTGTTTGTACAGTATCTCAAGAGCAGGCCCGACGACAGCCAAACCGCCGACTCGTTACGCTTCCTTCTTGCGGCCATGAGTGCCCTCAAAAAACGAAACCCTCTGACAGAATCCTTCCTGGTTCAGTTGGACGTGGACCTAGAAGCCCTTGGTGTGCGAATTCCAAAACTGAAGAGCGCTTTTCCACGAAGCACCGATAGT CCGGGTCCGTCAAGGAATCCACCTTCGAGCCAACTCAACCGCGTTTGCGAGGAAGCGACCAGGAATGGTGTACCCTACACCAACGAATGCCACTTCTTGAAGGGCATGGGCGACGACGGCAACCCAGCAAACGCACCTGACATCGTCGAAGCCGACCCCCCGAACCCAAACATCTCTGGCTTCCCAGCGACAGAGCCAGCCAACCTCCCAACACGCGAACGTGCCCAGGCTCCCTATTTACCAGCACAGGGACTAATGCCACACAGCTATCCAGAATATGGTGCCCCAGAAATAGACCCAGGCAACAACGACATATCCGGCACACCACCCAGCGGCGGGCAGTCAAGCCGACTAACGCCCAATTCGAGCACCGCATCCGAGACGCTTTCTAATCTGACGCCTGGGGGGAATACGTTCGAGACGACAAGTCCGCCTACATCGCTGAAGAATCTGATGAATATGCCGGGGACTACAACGCAGGGAGAGATGGGGGCGAATAATGCTGGTTTCAATTTCAACGACCCGCCTTTTGTGTTGGGCTCTGGGGTGTCGGAGTATCCTGTGCCGagcggatggggaggggcgggggaCATGTCTGTGCAGGCGGGGATGACGCCGGGGACGGAGAGAATGCTGCAGTCGATGATGGCCGGGTCGATAGATGCTATGGATATGGGGTGGGATCCGAATACGTAG
- a CDS encoding hypothetical protein (EggNog:ENOG503PWVP), translating into MTGKRISDDHRAILTKLLQISKLTNHEIAWVMGVDERTVRRRRAEYIQTGQLAKHKDVSKNAEKFKEHHLEKLLAWHKDHPDALLDDMQLYLKTTTGLEVSLPTISRKLKKAYGTMRRIGRCARIKSRKEREAEGRSIAFEIQQQTQADEQRQEQAHEQSVGPITATDDKSSSESGSMGVSPLRQDSPFQLQGDAQQQAVQPQNSQQQPLPQLQQRPQQQPRQQHTQPYHQLHHQYQHPLPPQQQQQHQIHSTTQPQQQQQQHQFLAPGNTYRGTNAPGFEVR; encoded by the exons ATGACTGGCAAAAGAATCTC CGATGACCATCGAGCCATCCTtaccaagctcctccagaTATCCAAACTCACCAACCATGAGATCGCGTGGGTGATGGGTGTGGATGAACGGACGgtgcgtcgtcgtcgagctGAATATATCCAAACTGGCCAGTTGGCCAAACACAAGGATGTCAGCAAAAATGCCGAGAAGTTCAAGGAGCACCACCTCGAG AAGCTGTTGGCTTGGCACAAAGACCATCCAGATGCCCTTCTTGATGACATGCAGTTGTATCTGAAGACAACAACTGGCCTCGAAGTCAGTCTCCCGACCATCAGCAGAAAGCTCAAAAAGGCCTATGGGACCATGAGAAGAATAGGCCGGTGTGCTCGCATCAAATCGAGGAAGGAGCGAGAAGCTGAGGGGCGTTCCATCGCGTTTGAGATTCAACAGCAAACGCAGGCCGATGAGCAACGTCAAGAACAGGCGCATGAACAGAGTGTTGGCCCCATCACCGCAACCGATGACAAGTCAAGCAGCGAGTCTGGTTCTATGGGTGTGTCGCCTCTTCGACAAGACTCGCCTTTCCAGCTCCAAGGGGATGCTCAACAGCAAGCTGTCCAACCGCAAAACAGTCAGCAACAGCCACTGCCACAACTGCAACAACGACCGCAACAACAGCCTCggcaacaacacacacaaccatATCACCAGCTTCACCATCAGTATCAGCACCCACTCCcacctcagcaacaacagcaacaccagatTCACAGCACAACACagccacaacagcagcagcagcaacaccagttTTTGGCGCCTGGAAACACCTATCGCGGCACCAACGCCCCAGGGTTCGAAGTCAGGTAA
- the NRG1 gene encoding transcriptional repressor (COG:S; EggNog:ENOG503P6MW): MTMHVRDASGRRVSLLNDDDTAAPQHHYPQHQIDPSYAAYYAHGPRSISSSPNTPELLRSDSYDSQMGSEPMSPMTPLNDPRYVGAAVEPYVHQYDDYYSDQIYAASKRPTVLDARAVSYEEDMTAHTTSTERPGKRFPCRYRDSHGCEKTFTTSGHASRHSKIHTAEKAVPCSFAGCTKKFTRADNMKQHLETHYKDKARSSGSRPSLSSSDRRGSSSGKSSSRSKSSTAVSLSNNTPLPSPGGVWDLRDLSGPLLGRPTIARTPTAGLDALAMAVACQQEV; encoded by the coding sequence ATGACCATGCATGTGCGCGATGCCTCTGGGCGCCGAGTCTCTCTGctcaacgacgacgacacagCCGCTCCTCAACATCACTACCCACAACACCAGATAGACCCCAGCTATGCTGCCTATTACGCACACGGTCCCCGGAGCATCTCCTCGTCACCGAACACACCTGAACTGCTGCGATCAGACTCGTATGACTCTCAAATGGGCAGCGAGCCCATGTCTCCCATGACCCCTCTCAACGACCCACGATATGTCGGCGCCGCCGTGGAACCTTACGTTCACCAGTACGACGACTACTACTCTGATCAAATTTATGCCGCTTCCAAACGCCCCACTGTTCTCGATGCCCGAGCCGTCTCGTACGAGGAAGACATGACGGCACACACTACAAGCACGGAACGCCCAGGGAAGCGCTTTCCTTGCCGCTACCGCGACAGCCACGGCTGCGAGAAGACCTTCACCACATCTGGTCATGCGTCGCGGCACTCAAAGATTCACACGGCTGAGAAGGCCGTGCCATGCTCGTTTGCTGGCTGCACCAAGAAGTTCACTCGCGCCGACAACATGAAGCAGCATCTCGAGACTCACTACAAGGACAAGGCTCGGTCCTCGGGGTCTCGCCCTTCGCTCTCTTCCAGCGACAGAAGAGGTTCTTCGTCGGGGAAGTCTTCGAGCCGTTCCAAGTCGAGCACTGCTGTGTcactcagcaacaacaccccaTTACCTTCTCCCGGGGGTGTGTGGGACCTGAGGGACCTCAGCGGTCCCCTTCTCGGTCGGCCCACTATTGCACGCACACCCACAGCCGGCCTCGATGCTTTGGCTATGGCAGTAGCATGCCAACAAGAAGTATGA